From a region of the Daphnia pulicaria isolate SC F1-1A chromosome 1, SC_F0-13Bv2, whole genome shotgun sequence genome:
- the LOC124321108 gene encoding transcriptional repressor CTCF-like isoform X1, with product MDRMPKVGRRRKWRLVQEKGSFACSLCPYSNDLRHRLKEHYKKVHDKTIGDNECCGISFTSKEDLKNHISTSHLHKYKCPDCDKNFTSKFVLKNHQNFVHGDSKEFKCTLCEYETNYKNGLKNHMKHKHGKRSKYMQYGSVFVKNKSLKQNAATRHHQSTTSNRYQCDMCDLNFKYPSTLLRHRNMHTKEFKCTLCKYSAARMAILMKHMKMHESDDEQSSFSTVIDNSTLSSENRERTDVEEEPIGFSRNDENEIKEQDPPDLQIEDVARPEPHSALHYRSRQENITDLENVVDMEVRSDDSSSPSSVVGVEPPDVHPPSSSQSRPVGATPSHRLNSIQEEARQLRAQISPSTTLYGVLSLLERLLELSASTTIEIRDSVKFEMRSQAIECFEYLWSASKMAVCVWEDIEGSMESNPSLKAVQYAYELLPTFIKWHKIKHLEMVGHIILLSINTVKNSQHQASLIRHRGAERKRF from the exons ATGGATAGAATGCCAAAAGTTGGGAGGAGACGCAAGTGGCGTTTAGTCCAAGAAAAAGGCTCTTTCGCCTGCTCACTATGTCCCTACAGCAACGATTTGCGGCACAGGTTAAAAGAACACTATAAGAAAGTCCACGACAAGACTATCGGAGATAATGAGTGTTGCGGTATCAGTTTTACCAGCAAAGAGGACCTTAAAAACCACATCTCTACAAGTCATCTTCATAA ATACAAATGTCCTGACTGtgataaaaattttacttcCAAATTTGTACTAAAAAATCATCAGAACTTTGTCCACGGTGATTCCAAGGAATTCAAGTGTACCCTCTGCGAATACGAAACCAACTACAAAAATGGTCTGAAAAACCACATGAAACACAAACACGGGAAAAGGTCCAAGTATATGCAGTATGGCAGCGTTTTTGTCAAAAACAAGTCCCTGAAACAAAACGCCGCAACGCGGCATCACCAAAG CACCACTTCAAACAGGTATCAATGCGATATGTGTGATCTAAACTTTAAATATCCGTCCACTCTCCTTCGTCACCGAAATATGCATACCAAGGAATTCAAATGCACTCTCTGCAAATATTCTGCAGCACGAATGGCTATTTTAATGAAACACATGAAAATGCATGAATCAGATGACGAACAGTCGTCGTTTTCGACGGTGATTGACAA TTCTACTCTTAGCAGCGAAAACCGTGAACGGACGGATGTCGAGGAGGAACCGATAGGGTTCAgtagaaatgatgaaaatgaaattaaag AGCAAGACCCACCTGATCTTCAAATAGAAGACGTGGCAAGACCGGAACCCCATTCAGCATTACATTACAGATCAAGACAGGAGAACATCACTGATTTAGAAAATGTTGTAGACATGGAAGTGAGAAGCGATGACAGTAGTTCCCCTTCATCTGTCGTGGGAGTTGAGCCTCCAGATGTACACCCACCATCGTCAAGCCAATCGCGGCCAGTTGGGGCTACTCCATCTCATCGGCTAAACTCAATCCAGGAAGAGGCTCGCCAACTAAGGGCGCAAATTTCTCCATCAACGACCCTTTATGGGGTTCTTTCTCTACTGGAGCGTTTACTAGAACTTTCCGCTTCCACCACGATTGAAATTCGTGATTCTGTGAAGTTTGAAATGCGTTCTCAAGCCATCGAATGCTTCGAATACTTGTGGAGCGCTTCTAAAATGGCAGTTTGCGTCTGGGAAGACATTGAAGGATCGATGGAAAGCAACCCTTCCCTCAAAGCTGTCCAGTATGCATACGAATTACTTCCTACATTTATTAAGTGGCACAAGATAAAACATCTCGAAATGGTGGGACACATAATTTTGCTCAGTATCAACACTGTTAAGAACTCTCAACATCAGGCATCGTTGATCC GACATCGAGGAGCGGAACGCAAGCGGTTTTAA
- the LOC124321106 gene encoding aminopeptidase N-like has product MYKSMPLCWVLAALAACVFAMEAQDLEAAEQFYHIHGVYYPAWSVAVPAAVPPAYAVGGQLASFSPDPDPEATTNKAAAPDSSGSDKKDQPQHDTTSKKDVRLPRTVLPIHYDVRLFPVLEKGNFSILGQVSIDLQCQMETDRIVLHSADIVVDPQSVKVIEQGKPGGKTLTVASDGIHYETDMEFLIIRLKDKDKLAKGANYTLSMNFVGNLTDQLRGLYRSTYKEDGVEKSMAVSQMEPTDARRAFPCFDEPNMKATFTVTLGRHRDMTALSNMPLIKTTQMEGMEEFYWDHFAPSVPMSTYLVAFIVANFTQVEADVGNATWKFNIYARPSARNQTQYASEIGPKIQTFFEDYFQIPFPLPKQDMIAIPDFASGAMENWGLITYRETALLYDEKKSSVTNKERVCEVIAHELAHQWFGNLVTMDWWTDLWLNEGFASYAEYLGAQHVEPGLKWLQQFVTSELQNVMSLDALESSHPISVVVHHPNEIHEIFDRISYGKGATIIRMLAAFLGEKTFRQGLSNYLKSRQYGNAVQDDLWDALTKQAKVDKVPLPTDVKQIMDTWTLKMGFPVVTVTREYENNSVFLSQERFLMQRSNASSQDKTVYLWWVPLTYTTDFQTLGSTWLADGQTSKKHELSIPADKNQWVIFNVDQMGYYRINYDSKNWQMIGQQLMTNHLAISAINRAQIMDDSLNLAEAGLLDYETALNLTRYLEHEADYVPWDAALAGMNYISSMMSRTSGYGLLKKHFRTIIMPLYNLVGFDQKVGEDLLLTKLRTKAVSWACSIGNKDCISRAVNSYAQWMADPENIDIISPNLKGTVACTAIAEGDEVEWEFALNRYMASNVASERDVLLTSMSCSEKPWILAKMLEMSLNPTSGIRKQDAGRVISQVASNSLGRYMTFNFIREKWTELRKVVPTNFFSYIIKAVAKSFNTELELKEFIQFREDRSEELSGAERATQQAIDRAKNNLNWMRQNYQKVVDWLQRVY; this is encoded by the exons ATGTACAAGTCAATG CCCCTTTGTTGGGTTTTGGCGGCTTTGGCCGCTTGCGTCTTCGCCATGGAGGCCCAGGATCTGGAAGCTGCTGAGCAATTCTACCACATCCATGGTGTCTATTACCCAGCCTGGTCCGTCGCTGTTCCAGCTGCCGTTCCACCTGCGTATGCTGTGGGTGGTCAATTGGCCTCTTTTTCGCCCGATCCCGATCCCGAGGCCACCACCAATAAAGCCGCTGCTCCCGATTCGTCTGGTAGCGACAAGAAAGACCAGCCTCAGCACGACACCACCAGCAAGAAGGACGTTCGTTTGCCGCGGACCGTCCTGCCTATTCACTATGATGTCCGACTCTTCCCCGTCTTGGAGAAAGGCAACTTTTCCATTCTGGGTCAAGTGTCTATCGACCTGCAATGCCAAATGGAAACGGACCGCATAGTCCTCCACAGTGCTGACATTGTCGTCGATCCGCAATCCGTCAAG GTGATTGAACAGGGAAAACCAGGTGGGAAAACCCTGACGGTTGCTAGCGACGGGATCCATTATGAAACGGATATGGAGTTTCTCATCATTCGTCTCAAAGATAAGGACAAGCTGGCCAAAGGCGCCAACTACACGTTGTCGATGAATTTCGTTGGCAACCTGACCGATCAGCTGCGGGGCTTGTACCGTTCCACTTATAAGGAGGATGGagttgaaaa GTCCATGGCCGTGTCTCAAATGGAGCCGACGGATGCCCGCCGAGCTTTCCCGTGCTTCGACGAACCCAACATGAAGGCAACTTTCACCGTCACTTTGGGTCGTCATCGCGATATGACTGCTCTTTCCAACATGCCGCTGATCAAGACAACACAAAT GGAAGGCATGGAAGAATTTTATTGGGACCATTTCGCTCCTTCGGTCCCCATGTCGACTTACCTGGTCGCCTTCATTGTGGCCAATTTTACGCAAGTCGAGGCCGACGTCGGCAACGCAACGTGGAAGTTCAACATTTACGCACGCCCTTCGGCTCGCAACCAAACCCA ATACGCGAGCGAAATTGGGCCGAAAATTCAAACTTTCTTTGAAGACTATTTCCAGATTCCATTTCCGTTGCCCAAGCAGGATATGATTGCCATTCCCGACTTTGCTTCag GTGCCATGGAAAATTGGGGATTGATTACTTACag AGAAACTGCGCTGCTGTACGATGAAAAGAAATCGTCGGTTACCAACAAAGAAAGAGTGTGTGAGGTAATCGCCCACGAATTGGCTCATCAGTGGTTCGGAAATCTCGTCACAATGGACTG GTGGACGGACTTGTGGTTGAACGAGGGTTTTGCAAGCTACGcag AGTACCTCGGCGCCCAACATGTCGAACCAGGGCTGAAATGGCTGCAGCAGTTCGTGACTAGCGAACTGCAGAACGTGATGAGCTTGGACGCCCTTGAATCAAGTCACCCCATCAGCGTCGTCGTTCACCATCCGAATGAAATCCACGAAATTTTCGACCGCATTTCTTATGGAAAAGGTGCCACCATCATCCGGATGTTGGCCGCTTTCCTCGGTGAAAAAACCTTCAGACAAGGACTTTCAAACTATTTAAAATCACG CCAATACGGTAACGCCGTTCAAGATGATCTTTGGGACGCGCTAACTAAACAAGCGAAAGTCGACAAGGTCCCACTGCCCACCGACGTGAAACAAATCATGGACACCTGGACTTTAAAAATGG GTTTCCCGGTCGTCACGGTGACTCGAGAATACGAAAACAATTCCGTTTTCCTTAGCCAG GAACGCTTCTTGATGCAACGCTCCAACGCCAGCAGCCAGGACAAAACGGTTTACCTTTGGTGGGTACCACTAACCTACACGACAGACTTCCAGACGTTAGGATCCACCTGGTTAGCTGACGGACAGACTAGCAAGAAACACGAACTGAGCATTCCAGCCGATAAAAATCAATGGGTCATTTTCAACGTTGACCAGATGG GTTATTATCGCATCAACTATGATTCGAAAAATTGGCAGATGATTGGCCAGCAGCTGATGACCAACCACTTGGCCATTTCCGCCATCAACCGAGCTCAAATTATGGACGATTCACTTAATTTGGCCGAAGCCGGCCTGCTGGATTACGAAACTGCGCTGAACCTGACGCGTTACCTGGAACACGAAGCCGATTACGTTCCGTGGGATGCCGCCCTAGCGGGCATGAATTACATTTCCTCAATGATGTCTCGCACTTCCGGATACGGGTTGCTGAAGAAACATTTCCGCACAATCATCATGCCGCTGTACAACCTGGTGGGGTTCGACCAAAAGGTCGGCGAGGATCTTCTATTGACCAAATTGCGTACCAAGGCCGTTTCGTGGGCTTGTTCCATAGGCAACAAGGACTGCATCAGCCGAGCTGTCAATTCCTACGCTCAGTGGATGGCCGATCCTGAGAATATTGA taTTATTTCACCTAACCTGAAAGGCactgtggcgtgcacagcCATCGCGGAAGGCGACGAAGTTGAATGGGAATTCGCTTTGAACCGCTACATGGCCAGCAATGTGGCCAGCGAACGAGATGTTCTTCTTACTTCCATGTCGTGTTCAGAAAAGCCCTGGATTTTAGCTAA GATGTTGGAGATGAGTCTCAACCCGACCTCAGGAATCCGAAAACAAGACGCTGGTCGCGTCATCAGCCAAGTTGCTTCCAATTCACTGGGTCGCTACATGACTTTCAACTTCATTCGTGAAAAGTGGACGGAATTGCGTAAAGT GGTTCCgaccaatttcttttcttacatTATCAAAGCAGTGGCGAAGTCGTTCAACACCGAACTTGAACTGAAAGAA TTTATTCAGTTCCGGGAGGACAGGAGTGAAGAGCTTAGTGGTGCGGAACGAGCTACTCAACAGGCGATCGACCGGGCCAAGAACAATCTCAACTGGATGAGACAAAATTACCAGAAGGTGGTGGACTGGCTTCAACGCGTCTACTAG
- the LOC124321108 gene encoding transcriptional repressor CTCF-like isoform X2, whose translation MDRMPKVGRRRKWRLVQEKGSFACSLCPYSNDLRHRLKEHYKKVHDKTIGDNECCGISFTSKEDLKNHISTSHLHKYKCPDCDKNFTSKFVLKNHQNFVHGDSKEFKCTLCEYETNYKNGLKNHMKHKHGKRSKYMQYGSVFVKNKSLKQNAATRHHQRYQCDMCDLNFKYPSTLLRHRNMHTKEFKCTLCKYSAARMAILMKHMKMHESDDEQSSFSTVIDNSTLSSENRERTDVEEEPIGFSRNDENEIKEQDPPDLQIEDVARPEPHSALHYRSRQENITDLENVVDMEVRSDDSSSPSSVVGVEPPDVHPPSSSQSRPVGATPSHRLNSIQEEARQLRAQISPSTTLYGVLSLLERLLELSASTTIEIRDSVKFEMRSQAIECFEYLWSASKMAVCVWEDIEGSMESNPSLKAVQYAYELLPTFIKWHKIKHLEMVGHIILLSINTVKNSQHQASLIRHRGAERKRF comes from the exons ATGGATAGAATGCCAAAAGTTGGGAGGAGACGCAAGTGGCGTTTAGTCCAAGAAAAAGGCTCTTTCGCCTGCTCACTATGTCCCTACAGCAACGATTTGCGGCACAGGTTAAAAGAACACTATAAGAAAGTCCACGACAAGACTATCGGAGATAATGAGTGTTGCGGTATCAGTTTTACCAGCAAAGAGGACCTTAAAAACCACATCTCTACAAGTCATCTTCATAA ATACAAATGTCCTGACTGtgataaaaattttacttcCAAATTTGTACTAAAAAATCATCAGAACTTTGTCCACGGTGATTCCAAGGAATTCAAGTGTACCCTCTGCGAATACGAAACCAACTACAAAAATGGTCTGAAAAACCACATGAAACACAAACACGGGAAAAGGTCCAAGTATATGCAGTATGGCAGCGTTTTTGTCAAAAACAAGTCCCTGAAACAAAACGCCGCAACGCGGCATCACCAAAG GTATCAATGCGATATGTGTGATCTAAACTTTAAATATCCGTCCACTCTCCTTCGTCACCGAAATATGCATACCAAGGAATTCAAATGCACTCTCTGCAAATATTCTGCAGCACGAATGGCTATTTTAATGAAACACATGAAAATGCATGAATCAGATGACGAACAGTCGTCGTTTTCGACGGTGATTGACAA TTCTACTCTTAGCAGCGAAAACCGTGAACGGACGGATGTCGAGGAGGAACCGATAGGGTTCAgtagaaatgatgaaaatgaaattaaag AGCAAGACCCACCTGATCTTCAAATAGAAGACGTGGCAAGACCGGAACCCCATTCAGCATTACATTACAGATCAAGACAGGAGAACATCACTGATTTAGAAAATGTTGTAGACATGGAAGTGAGAAGCGATGACAGTAGTTCCCCTTCATCTGTCGTGGGAGTTGAGCCTCCAGATGTACACCCACCATCGTCAAGCCAATCGCGGCCAGTTGGGGCTACTCCATCTCATCGGCTAAACTCAATCCAGGAAGAGGCTCGCCAACTAAGGGCGCAAATTTCTCCATCAACGACCCTTTATGGGGTTCTTTCTCTACTGGAGCGTTTACTAGAACTTTCCGCTTCCACCACGATTGAAATTCGTGATTCTGTGAAGTTTGAAATGCGTTCTCAAGCCATCGAATGCTTCGAATACTTGTGGAGCGCTTCTAAAATGGCAGTTTGCGTCTGGGAAGACATTGAAGGATCGATGGAAAGCAACCCTTCCCTCAAAGCTGTCCAGTATGCATACGAATTACTTCCTACATTTATTAAGTGGCACAAGATAAAACATCTCGAAATGGTGGGACACATAATTTTGCTCAGTATCAACACTGTTAAGAACTCTCAACATCAGGCATCGTTGATCC GACATCGAGGAGCGGAACGCAAGCGGTTTTAA